The stretch of DNA ACACCGTCGATTTCAGCAATGACGGGGCGACCAGCGCCACAGTCGCCGAAAACAGCGTCGCCAGCCAGTAGAGCGGCACGATCCTTTTGATGCGCCGCCGGGCGAAATCGACCGGGCTCATCGCTCGTCCGCTCGTCGTCAGCCACATCACGAAGCCGCTCAGGACGAAGAAGATGTCGACGCCGGTTTCGCCATAGACGAAGGCGGTGGCGTCGACCGCGGGATTGACCTTGGCAAGCTGCAATACCGCGTGGAAATAGACGACCATCAGCGCCGCGATGGCGCGCAGATATTGAAGCTGGACAAGCATCGAGCGTGTGCTCCCTCGGGCTCGCGCGGACAGGCGCCGCTGCGGTCAACTCAATACATCTGCCGGACGACCCTGCCGGATGCGCGGGCTGTCGTGGAAACGCATATATCCGACGACGAACCACAGGAGACCGGCGATCTTCATCGAGAAGACCGCGGTTCCCCCAATCATCATATTCAGAAAAATGAAAAGAGAAAGTGAATGGGCGCAGCGCCGCTGCGCCGCCGTGCGCCCGGCGGGAAAGAGGCAGACGAACAGCCATAAGGCGATGACGCCGAAGATCGTCGCCGCGTAGATCAGGTAGACATAGCCGCTGTCGGCGAATTCGGCGACCCGGTCGACCGAAAGCCCGAGGATGGCAAGCGGATCGAGCTCCATGATCTTCTTCATCGTCAGATTGATGCGGCCGGTGAAATTGTCGCCCGTCGCGTTGGGTTTCATCACGTAGACGAGGAAGCCGGCGGCGACGATCAGCGGCATCAGCGCCAGATTGAAATTCTTCGGGATCTTCGGAAAGACGAAGTAACCGACGATGCAGGCACAGCAGAAGATCAGCATCGTGCGCGTGTCGTTCGTCACCAGGATCAGCACGGCCGTGCCGACCATCAGCAACCGGTCCCAGCGGCCAAGCCTCTCCCACATCGAAATCAGGTAGACCGCGATCACGCCGCAGAAATTGGCGAGCGACACCTGCTCGAGGAAGATCGAGGAGGAACGGTGGTCGATGATGCCGAAAGAGAAGCGCTCGGGAAAGCCGAGCGCGTTCTGGAAGAGGCCCGTCGTATTGTAGCTCAGCGGCAGCAGCCCGCGCGTATTGGCGAAATAATCGGACGGGTGGACGATGCTGACATAGAACGGCACGCTGACGATCTCGAAGATCAGGAAGATCATGACGGCAAGACTTGCCCAGCGAAAGGCGAGCTTCATCGTTTTCTCGTTGCTCCAGCCGCCGAGCCCGGTAAAGCAGAAGATGATCAGCACGTTGCGGAAGTGATCGATGAACAGCATGCGGTTGAGCACGCTGACATAGATGGTCACGACGAGCGTGAACAGCAGGAACAGGAAGGCCGGCAGATCGGTCTCGTAGATCCCCTTGTGCAGGATATAGATGATGGCGCTCGCCATGATCAGGCCTTCGCTGGCGGCGACATGCGTCATCGAGAGCGGCACAATGTTGTGGTTGATGAAGGCGAGAATGCCGTTGTAGAGCACGGAGAGCAGCCCGAGCCAGAGCACCGTATGATCGGTGCGCGATGCCCTGCCGGCGACAGTGCCGGCCACAGTGAATGTCGCTGTCCTCTGATCGACGACCGCCATGCTCATTTCCCCGCGGGTTTGACGGCGGAGCAAATGCCGGCACCGGCTTTTGCCGCCTCGGCAAGAAGCCGCATCTGCGGCCGCTCAGGGCCCTTGCGCGGCTGGACGTTGAACGGCTCGTCCG from Rhizobium leguminosarum bv. trifolii WSM1325 encodes:
- a CDS encoding putative polysaccharide biosynthesis protein (KEGG: rec:RHECIAT_CH0000270 probable polysaccharide biosynthesis protein); protein product: MAVVDQRTATFTVAGTVAGRASRTDHTVLWLGLLSVLYNGILAFINHNIVPLSMTHVAASEGLIMASAIIYILHKGIYETDLPAFLFLLFTLVVTIYVSVLNRMLFIDHFRNVLIIFCFTGLGGWSNEKTMKLAFRWASLAVMIFLIFEIVSVPFYVSIVHPSDYFANTRGLLPLSYNTTGLFQNALGFPERFSFGIIDHRSSSIFLEQVSLANFCGVIAVYLISMWERLGRWDRLLMVGTAVLILVTNDTRTMLIFCCACIVGYFVFPKIPKNFNLALMPLIVAAGFLVYVMKPNATGDNFTGRINLTMKKIMELDPLAILGLSVDRVAEFADSGYVYLIYAATIFGVIALWLFVCLFPAGRTAAQRRCAHSLSLFIFLNMMIGGTAVFSMKIAGLLWFVVGYMRFHDSPRIRQGRPADVLS